One region of Oxalobacteraceae bacterium OTU3CAMAD1 genomic DNA includes:
- a CDS encoding DNA starvation/stationary phase protection protein — protein sequence MSNEKSSDILQDFGALANVRIGLSAEVRSQGVRALNRLLAHTMAMRDAYKKAHWQTSGATFHQLHLLFDKHYTEQVAIMDAIAERVQTLGGVTFALAQDIADESTISRTAPRGRESAQAQLSRLLDSHETILVEARPLARAAAEAGDDGTNDLIVSQVVRSNELQSWFIGEHLAAQTQSAK from the coding sequence ATGAGCAACGAAAAATCCTCCGACATCCTGCAAGACTTCGGCGCGCTGGCCAACGTGCGCATCGGCCTGAGCGCGGAAGTGCGCTCGCAAGGCGTGCGCGCGCTGAACCGCCTGCTGGCCCACACCATGGCCATGCGTGATGCATACAAGAAAGCACACTGGCAAACCTCGGGCGCCACCTTCCATCAGCTGCACCTGCTGTTCGACAAGCACTACACCGAACAGGTCGCGATCATGGACGCCATCGCCGAGCGCGTGCAGACCCTGGGCGGCGTGACCTTCGCGCTGGCGCAGGACATCGCCGACGAGTCGACCATCTCGCGCACCGCGCCGCGCGGCCGCGAATCGGCCCAGGCCCAACTGAGCCGCCTGCTGGACTCGCACGAAACCATCCTGGTCGAAGCGCGTCCGCTGGCGCGCGCGGCCGCCGAGGCCGGCGATGACGGCACCAACGACCTGATCGTCAGCCAGGTGGTGCGCAGCAACGAGCTGCAAAGCTGGTTCATCGGCGAGCACCTGGCGGCGCAAACGCAGTCCGCCAAGTAA